Proteins encoded together in one Impatiens glandulifera chromosome 1, dImpGla2.1, whole genome shotgun sequence window:
- the LOC124922093 gene encoding uncharacterized ENTR1 family protein-like, translated as MTRDDDKDDWVQVAMENDALVVEFLIQLHQASPPRPPPTKTDSLPLEWSVRQPRSKSLSLNSNSNINNNNNNNIKNKNLPAPPPPPTRSSPTTPLSWSTGGATATSQSGSESSRRPSPPMMTMKCPDAPRSKVLKRPRKKKTLADLKEEEMLLMNEKRHLKKELEALRLNIENQRAINQNFKRLKIDKLAAASDVGEGVSYLKNGFSLPDLNIVYEEDL; from the exons ATGACCCGTGACGACGACAAAGACGATTGGGTCCAGGTGGCCATGGAAAACGACGCCCTTGTGGTTGAGTTTCTAATCCAGCTCCACCAAGCCTCGCCGCCGCGGCCGCCGCCGACCAAAACAGACTCTCTTCCACTCGAATGGTCTGTCAGACAGCCACGGTCAAAGTCTCTCTCACtcaactccaactccaacattaataataataataataataatattaagaataagAATCTACCGGCGCCGCCTCCGCCGCCGACAAGATCCAGCCCGACCACTCCTCTGTCATGGAGTACTGGCGGCGCCACCGCTACCTCACAAAGCGGCTCTGAATCCAGTAGACGACCATCTCCTCCGATGATGACGATGAAGTGCCCCGATGCACCGCGATCTaag GTTTTGAAGAGGCCGAGAAAGAAAAAA ACTCTGGCTGACCTTAAAGAGGAGGAGATGTTGCTTATGAATGAAAAGAGACATTTGAAGAAA GAATTGGAAGCGTTACGCCTCAATATAGAGAACCAGAGAGCAATCAACCAGAATTTTAAGAGACTTAAG ATTGATAAGCTAGCAGCAGCTTCTGATGTTGGAGAAGGGGTTTCCTATCTGAAGAACGGGTTTTCTTTACCTGATCTAAATATAGTTTACGAAGAGGATCTCTAG
- the LOC124942045 gene encoding DNA ligase 1-like: MLRIYLISSFSFHKFFPLNSIISLNPNPRVRIMSSRPSAFDALMSRAKADAKKKKLPQQHTSPSPKKLKLDETTNSSETQNLKSVFKQPIDETQISNEAEDLIINDSKKEPLENPLLITADESITELRKKPTDFDPKKAVLWGEGERVPFMLIAKAFDAIDKESGRIAIRDIVCNLLRTVITTTPDDLLPVVYLAANRIAPAHQGIELGIGDASIIKALASACGATETEIKKKYKTLGDLGLVAKASRSSQTLMRKPEPLTVAKVFDTFRLIAKESGKDSQQKKSNHIKGLLVAATDCEPQYLIRLLQSKLRIGLAEQTLLAALGQATVYTEKHSSGKGNADSSLEEASKIVKQVYSVIPVYDCIIPALLIGGVWDLPKTCNFTPGVPIGPMLAKPTKGVSEILDKFQDMEFTCEFKYDGERAQIHYLEDGSVEIYSRNAERNTGKFPDVVAAVLRLKKPSVTSFVLDCEIVAYDREKSKILPFQILSTRARKNVVISEIKVDVCIFAFDILYLNGQPLLQEQLYIRREHLYKSFGEEHGYFQFATAITSNDLEEIQKFLDNAVDTCSEGLIIKTLRGDATYEPAKRSHNWLKLKKDYMESIGDSLDLVPIGAFHGRGKRTGVYGAFLIACYDSNNEEYQSICKIGTGFTESVLEERSASLRSKVITKPKPYYRYAETINPDVWFEPVEVWEVKAADLTISPVHRAAFGVVDPVKGISLRFPRLLRIREDKNPEQASTSEMVADMYNAQKNNHRSNQDEEEDD; the protein is encoded by the exons ATGCTAAGAATTTATCTCATTtcctctttttcattccacaaATTCTTTCCTCTTAACTCCATTATCTctttaaaccctaaccctagagTCAGAATCATGTCTTCCCGCCCATCCGCCTTCGATGCTCTCATGTCACGTGCCAAAGCTGACgccaagaagaagaagcttcCTCAACAACATACATCTCCATCGCCCAAAAAGCTTAAATTGGATGAAACTACAAATTCTAGCGAAACCCAAAATCTCAAATCTGTTTTCAAGCAGCCAATTGATGAAACCCAAATCTCTAATGAGGCAGAAGACCTTATTATTAATGATTCCAAGAAGGAGCCTTTGGAGAACCCTCTATTGATTACTGCAGATGAAAGCATAACTGAGCTCAGGAAGAAACCGACAGATTTTGATCCAAAAAAAGCTGTATTATGGGGGGAAGGAGAGCGGGTGCCTTTCATGCTTATTGCTAAAGCTTTCGATGCTATTGATAAGGAGTCTGGCAGGATTGCAATAAGGGACATTGTCTGTAATTTGTTAAGGACTGTTATTACAACAACTCCTGATGACTTGCTTCCTGTCGTTTATCTGGCAGCAAACAGAATAGCACCTGCTCATCAAGGCATAGAGCTTGGGATAGGAGATGCTTCAATCATCAAGGCTCTTGCATCAGCTTGTGGTGCTACAGAaacagaaattaagaaaaaatacaaGACATTAGGAGACTTGGGCCTCGTTGCTAAGGCGAGTCGTTCTTCGCAGACATTGATGCGTAAACCAGAACCCTTGACAGTTGCCAAAGTCTTTGATACATTTCGCCTCATTGCCAAG GAGTCCGGCAAGGATAGTCAGCAGAAGAAAAGTAATCATATCAAGGGTCTTCTAGTAGCAGCTACGGATTGTGAACCTCAATATCTTATTCGCCTTCTTCAG TCAAAGCTGCGAATTGGCTTGGCTGAACAAACACTTTTAGCTGCATTAGGTCAAGCAACAGTATACACAGAAAAACATTCAAGTGGAAAAGGAAATGCAGATTCTTCACTGGAAGAGGCTTCAAAAATTGTGAAGCAAGTATACTCTGTAATTCCTGTGTATGATTGCATAATCCCTGCTCTTCTTATTGGAGGCGTCTGGGATCTTCCAAAGACATGTAATTTCACCCCTGGTGTTCCAATTGGACCCATGCTTGCAAAACCAACCAAGGGTGTATCTGAGATCTTGGATAAATTTCAAGACATGGAATTTACTTGTGAATTCAAGTATGATGGTGAACGTGCCCAGATACATTACTTGGAAGATGGTTCAGTTGAGATATACAGTCGGAATGCAGAGAGAAATACTGGGAAATTTCCGGATGTTGTTGCAGCTGTTTTGAGATTGAAGAAACCATCAGTAACATCATTTGTTCTTGACTGTGAAATTGTAGCTTATGATCGTGAAAAGAGTAAAATTTTACCTTTCCAGATACTTAGTACCCGTGCTCGTAAAAATGTGGTAATAAGTGAGATCAAGGTTGATGTTTGCATATTTGCTTTTGACATTCTGTACCTGAATGGTCAACCTCTTCTGCAAGAGCAACTTTATATTCGGAGAGAACATCTTTACAAATCATTTGGGGAAGAACATGGATATTTTCAGTTTGCTACAGCTATTACATCAAATGATCTGGAAGAAATACAGAAGTTTCTTGACAATGCTGTTGATACTTGTTCTGAGGGATTAATTATCAAAACTCTTAGAGGAGATGCTACATACGAACCGGCTAAAAGGTCCCATAACTGGCTAAAGTTAAAGAAAGACTACATGGAAAGTATTGGTGATTCATTGGATTTAGTGCCTATTGGTGCATTTCATGGTCGAGGGAAGCGTACAGGTGTTTATGGGGCTTTTTTGATTGCTTGCTATGATAGCAACAATGAGGAATATCAGAGCATATGTAAAATTGGAACTGGTTTTACTGAATCAGTGCTTGAGGAACGATCTGCCAGCCTACGGTCCAAAGTGATTACTAAACCAAAGCCATATTATCGGTATGCGGAGACAATCAATCCAGATGTTTGGTTTGAACCTGTTGAGGTTTGGGAAGTTAAAGCCGCAGATTTGACCATCAGCCCTGTTCATCGTGCTGCTTTTGGTGTTGTGGATCCTGTTAAGGGCATTTCTCTCCGATTTCCACGACTTCTTCGTATACGAGAAGATAAGAATCCAGAACAAGCCTCCACTTCTGAGATG GTTGCAGATATGTATAATGCCCAAAAGAATAACCACAGAAGCAATCAAGATGAAGAGGAAGATGATTGA
- the LOC124942065 gene encoding plasma membrane ATPase-like isoform X1: MWNPLSWVMEIAAIMAIALANGGGKPPDWQDFVGIMVLLVINSTISFIEENNAGNAAAALMAKLAPQAKVLRNGKWGEQEATILVPGDVISVKLGDIIPADARLLEGDPLKIDQSALTGESLPTTKYPGDEVFSGSTCKQGELEAVVIATGVHTFFGKAAHLVDSTNQVGHFQKVLTAIGNFCICSIALGILVEIVVMYPIQHRRYRDGIDNLLVLLIGGIPIAMPTVLSVTMAIGSHRLAQQGAITKRMTAIEELAGMDVLCSDKTGTLTLNKLTVDKNLIETFAKDIDKDMVILLGARASRVENQDAIDACIVGMLADPKEARAGINEVHFLPFNPVGKRTAITYIGGDGQWYRVSKGAPEQIIELCNLKEDVKRKAHDIIDKFADRGLRSLAVSQQTVPERTKEGEGGPWVFVGILPLFDPPRHDSAETIRRALNLGVNVKMITGDQLAIGKETGRRLGMGTNMYPSSSLLGQHKDESIANLPIEELIEKADGFAGVFPEHKYEIVKKLQERKHICGMTGDGVNDAPALKRADIGIAVADATDAARSASDIVLTEPGLSVIISAVLTSRAIFQRMKNYTIYAVSLTIRIVLGFMLIALIWKFDFSPFMVLVIAILNDGTIMTISKDKVKPSPLPDSWKLKEIFATGIVLGTYLAVMTVVFFWLAVESDFFSDKFGVRSIRRSPEELTSALYLQVSIVSQALIFVTRSRSWSFVERPGLLLLTAFILAQLVATFIAVYADWGFARISGIGWGWAGVIWLYSIVFYIPLDIFKFMIRYALSGRAWDNLLQRRTAFTTKENYGRGEREAQWALAQRTLHGLQPPDHSELFNDKNSYRELSEIAEQAKRRAEVARLRELHTLKGHVESVVKLKGLDIDTIQQHYTV, encoded by the exons AGAAGCAACGATTCTTGTTCCTGGCGATGTGATTAGTGTTAAGCTAGGAGATATCATCCCAGCCGATGCTCGTCTCTTGGAAGGAGATCCTCTTAAAATCGATCAATCTGCACTAACCGGTGAATCCTTGCCAACCACAAAATATCCAGGTGATGAAGTCTTTTCAGGCTCCACATGTAAACAGGGTGAGCTTGAAGCAGTTGTCATCGCTACCGGAGTTCATACCTTCTTTGGAAAAGCAGCTCACCTTGTAGACAGTACCAATCAAGTTGGCCATTTccaaaag GTATTGACAGCAATTGGAAACTTCTGCATATGCTCGATCGCTTTGGGAATCTTGGTAGAGATCGTGGTGATGTACCCGATTCAGCATCGTCGATATAGGGATGGAATTGACAACTTATTGGTCCTTCTGATTGGAGGAATTCCTATTGCAATGCCAACTGTTTTATCCGTTACAATGGCAATCGGGTCTCATCGTTTAGCCCAACAAGGCGCTATTACAAAGAGGATGACTGCTATTGAGGAATTGGCTGGAATGGATGTTCTCTGTAGTGACAAGACAGGGACACTGACCTTGAACAAGCTTACAGTAGACAAGAATCTTATCGAGACCTTTGCAAAGGATATAGACAAGGATATGGTTATTCTTCTTGGAGCAAGAGCTTCTAGGGTCGAAAATCAGGATGCTATTGACGCTTGTATTGTCGGAATGCTGGCAGATCCTAAAGAG GCAAGAGCTGGAATCAACGAGGTACATTTCCTACCGTTTAATCCTGTTGGAAAACGAACAGCCATAACTTATATTGGTGGTGATGGGCAATGGTATAGAGTTAGCAAAGGAGCACCAGAGCAG ATTATTGAGCTGTGCAATCTAAAGGAAGATGTGAAGAGAAAAGCTCATGATATCATTGATAAGTTTGCTGATCGTGGTCTACGTTCTCTTGCAGTTTCTCAACAA ACTGTACCGGAGAGGACTAAGGAAGGTGAAGGTGGACCATGGGTGTTTGTGGGTATATTGCCTCTCTTTGACCCGCCAAGACATGACAGTGCAGAGACAATCCGTCGGGCCTTAAATCTTGGAGTGAATGTCAAGATGATTACCGGTGATCAGCTAGCCATTGGCAAGGAAACTGGACGTAGGCTTGGCATGGGAACCAACATGTATCCTTCTTCATCCCTCCTTGGCCAACACAAGGACGAAAGTATTGCAAATCTACCCATTGAAGAACTCATTGAGAAAGCTGATGGCTTTGCTGGTGTCTTCCCTG AGCATAAATACGAGATTGTGAAGAAACTTCAAGAAAGGAAACATATTTGTGGGATGACTGGAGATGGTGTAAACGATGCTCCTGCATTGAAGAGGGCAGATATTGGTATTGCAGTTGCGGATGCTACAGATGCTGCAAGAAGTGCTTCTGATATTGTCCTCACAGAACCAGGACTGAGCGTCATTATAAGTGCAGTCTTAACAAGCAGAGCAATTTTCCAGAGAATGAAGAACTACACTATCTACGCTGTTTCCCTCACCATTAGGATAGTATTGGGTTTCATGCTCATCGCCCTCATATGGAAATTCGACTTTTCACCTTTCATGGTTCTAGTTATCGCCATCCTAAACGACGGAACCATCATGACTATCTCCAAAGATAAGGTTAAACCCTCTCCCTTGCCCGATTCATGGAAGCTCAAGGAGATTTTTGCAACCGGGATTGTTCTTGGAACATACCTGGCAGTTATGACTGTTGTTTTCTTCTGGCTTGCTGTTGAGTCGGATTTCTTCTCA GATAAATTTGGTGTAAGATCGATTAGGCGTAGTCCAGAAGAGCTTACTTCGGCTCTGTATCTCCAAGTGAGCATTGTTAGCCAGGCTCTTATCTTTGTGACTCGATCAAGAAGCTGGTCATTTGTTGAACGGCCtggtcttcttcttctaactGCGTTTATATTGGCACAGCTG GTGGCTACATTCATTGCTGTGTATGCTGACTGGGGATTTGCACGCATCAGTGGAATTGGATGGGGATGGGCTGGAGTAATATGGCTTTATAGTATAGTGTTTTACATTCCTCTGGATATTTTTAAGTTCATGATTCGATATGCATTGAGTGGAAGAGCATGGGATAATCTACTTCAGAGAAGG actGCATTTACGACGAAAGAAAACTATGGTCGGGGTGAGAGGGAGGCACAATGGGCTTTGGCTCAACGCACATTGCACGGGCTTCAACCTCCAGACCATTCAGAACTCTTCAACGATAAGAACAGTTACCGCGAGTTGTCTGAAATCGCTGAACAGGCCAAACGTCGTGCTGAGGTTGCAAG GCTTAGGGAGCTTCATACATTGAAAGGGCATGTGGAATCAGTGGTGAAGCTAAAGGGTCTTGACATTGACACTATTCAACAACATTATACAGTCTAA